The following DNA comes from Methanothermus fervidus DSM 2088.
AACACGACTCAAGAATACTAAAAAACTTAGGGATAGTAATATTGGGAAGAGAATTTTCCTTTTAGGAATCATCTATCCACACCCCTCATCTATGTATCATTTTATAATAGTAATACAAAAATAGCTTATAAAGATTACTTCCTGCACAATGATGTACATGTGTATGTCGCTAAATCACACTTTAGCGACATATATGATTTCTAACCTCTACTTAGATGCGATGGGAAAATGCCTTAACTCATGATTAGAAAACAGTGGTTCGTTTAAATACATAGATTGTGATGGATATTTTTTGATCACTTAAGGACAGCTTTATTCATGTTATTAGCATTGCATTGACAAAAGTATAAAATTACATAATATATATAACATAAAATCAGAGGGGGTGCCTAAATGAAGTCTAAAGCTGTATTAACCCTCTCAACATTGCTAGTTCTGTTGGCAATTTCTCAAGCATATGGAGCTAAAGAAGTTTATCCAGAGTATGGCTCCCTTAAAGATGTAATAGAAAACTCTAATCATGGAGAGACAATATTCCTGCATAAAGGGACATATCATGCTTCAGGAATTGTGATAGATAAGAATTTAACTATTGTAGGTGAATATAAGGATGGAGTTGTAATTGATGCTCTATGGGCAAGACCCTATATTCATAATTTCCAGCGGTGCAAATGTAAGGTTGATAAATTTAACATTGACCAATGGAAATGGAGCAGGAGGTGGTGCAATAAAGAATAATGGATATTTAGTGGTTAAGAACTGTGCTTTTGTGGATAATTATGCTAGCGAAAAGGGCGGTGCCATTTTTAACAATGGTACTTTAACAATAAATGGTTGCAGATTTAAAAATAACAAGGTCATCATACTCGGCGGCGGTACTATCTACAATTCTCGTGAAGGTCAGGTTACAATAAGTAACAGTGTATTTGTGAATAACAATGCTGCTGTTTTTGGAGGAGCTATAGATAATGATGGTTATTTAACAATCAAAAATTGTGTATTTAAAAACAACACTGCTCGTTTTATGGGCGGTGCCATTGATAACGGTGGTAATTTAACAATAATACATTCTACATTATTAATAATAACGTTATTAAAGAGGATGGAGTTGGCGGTGCCATTGATAATATTGGTGTTTCACATCCTATAGGTGGTAATTTAATAGGTGGTAATCTAATAATAGACAATTGTATATTTGATAGCAATGTCGCTACCAGTGGCGGTGCTATTGCCAATACCGGTATTTTAAAAATAACAAATTCTATATTTAATAAAAACATGGTAGATGGAGCTGGCGGTGCCATTGATAATGATGGTACTCTAACAATAGACAACTGTACGTTTAATAACAATAATGCTACTGCCTATGGCGGTGCTATTTGTACCTCAAACAACTTAAAAGTTACAAATTCTATATTTAAATGCAACAAAGCTGGAAAGGAAGGAGGAGCCATTGCTGTTGATCCAAGGGTAGTAAATAAAGGCATTATCTTTGTAGATAACTCTAATATCTTCATTGACAACCTTCCAAATGACTCCAACATTCCTCTCAATAATACCCTAAATTACAGGATAACCTTAACAAACACTGGAAAATCAACAATAACCATAAAATATTACATCTCAATCTATACAAATTCAGTTAATGGAGAAAAAGTTGGCTATAAGGAAGTAACAATAACCCTAAAGCCAAAAGAAACAAAGAGAATATATCTTGGTAAATATCCAGCAGGACATATAGTATCTGGGACAATGATTGTCAAAAATCCATCAAAGAAAAGAATTCAATTAAATCTACAGGTGAAATATGAAATTGAAGGATTCGATCCGGAAATAAGGAAAATAAGCAACTACATAGCTCCAAGAAAGGAATTCAAATACAGTGTGAAATACAGAGTAAATGAATATGGATCTATAGAGGTTAGCTAATATTATAGAGTTTCTCCACGCGAAATAACTCTCCTTAATTTAAAGAAAAAAAGGAAAACAGAAACAAAGTTAAATCAGGCTATATTTAAGGCTACAACTGTCTACGGCTGCAACATATCTCAGCTGCTTCTTTTGTTTTTTTGTTTCTTTTAAACTATTAAGCACTGCAGAATATGCAACTGATGCAGCCTTATCAAAATGTTTTCTAGGTATATTCGGATCTCTAGTCTTTAACCACTTATACCAATCATTCTTTTCGTTTTTCGCTGTTGACATCAAAGTATAGAGATCTCCTGGAATATACTTGATCTGTGGTGTATAACCAATAACTTGAGACTCATACATCTCATGATCTTTTTTTGACTCTTTAGCTATATTATGTGGAGCACAGAAAGAATCAGATATATAGTGAGTTGCAACTCCAAAGCAATAACTTGCATACTTGTAATTTCTTTTCTTCCAAGCATCTTTGCCTTTATTAAGCCATTTCTTAGCTTCATAATAAGCTGGAGGGAAATGGTGTTTTTTGAAGTCCTTAAATTTTAAGTCAGGGGCTGTTGAACCCTCCTTCATAGCTTCGAGGTCAATTTTGCTTTGATATTCAGAAGGTAGGTTGTTGTAGATCAATTCAACTATGTAGCGATGAGATTCTTCTTTCCATCCATAGGTAAAGCTAAATGTAAATGGCAAAGACAGAACTAAAGCTAGTAGGAGGTATTTCTTGATGTTCAAGAAACACCCTCCTATTAGTAAATAACTCCAATATACAAATTAAAGAAATATAAATTTTTGGGTTGGATAGAAAGCTGCCTGTAATCTGTATTAGCTGCGTTAGTTATTTTACTTGGCTTGTTTTTTGTGGCAAAATATTGTTTGTGGCTGCTATCCTTGAAACTTGATAGACGCTATGGTAGTACAAACAAATATTTCCATGAGAGATTGACTCTATAATTATATTTTCTCAAAATTTTATTTGTGGTAATTAGTGTGAAAAATGAGTGAACATAATTTAACCTTAAAAGATATGAAATTAGAAAATTTTCACTACTTGTTTATCATCAAGAAAGAATATAAGCTACGGGTATCATAAAATAACATATGTTCAGATGTAGAGAAATTCTTAATAAAAAAATATTTAAGAATTGTGAAGATTGTCCTGATTTTATATTAAATAAATTGATACCTTTGAATAAACAGGTTGACATAAACAAAATTTCAGATTCCTGGAAAAGGTGTTCATGCGGCAAAAGACCTTTAGATGCTGTCATGGCACATATATTAAAAATAATGATAGATGAAAAAGATCTAAATAAAAATGCGTGCCTCAGAGATGTTGGATCACCATTATTAACACCCATGTATTATTTTGAGCATTATCCTTATTTACCAAAAGAATCTTTAGTTTTATTATCACCTCATATTTCAAAAGAAACAGCTGAAAGGATTGTTAATGAAGTTTCTGAAGTTAAAGGAGTAATTAAGGGCAATATCTCAGAACTAGGAAATTATAGATTGTTGTCAGGATCAGATGCAAGATGTGACATTGTTGAAACTCCTGTGGGATGTATTTCATTATTTAAAAAACAAAGTCAAATTCATATTGAATTACCAAAAAAACATGACCCTAAAATAGTCACACTATATAATCACATGAAAAATTTATCTGATTTTACAGTATTAGATGCGACATGTGGGGTTGGTACTCTTGGAATTTTTTCATTGAAGATGGGTGCTAGAAGAGTTATATTTAATGATATTTGGCCACCTGCTACATATATGACATTGAAAAATTTAGAAATAAATGGATTTAAAAATGGTTTTGAAATATATAATTTAGATGTGCTTAAGCTAATCCAAATACTTAAAGAAAATTTTGATTTATGTATTTTAGATCTTTTTCCTGGGATGGATCCAAAAAAATTCATTTACAAAATGAAGAATTGTTGTAAAGAAATTATAGTATTGTAAATAAAATTTAAAAGATGATGAACCTGCGAAGGGTCTGACTTAAAATGATGAGAGTGCGGTTGTCTGAATAACTTATGATGAAAACGCCAGCGTCTGATTTTAATTAATTTTTTATATTTTTTATCAATTTTTAATAACTAGAAAAGTCTTTATATTTTGTAGAGACTACTAACTATTGGGCTTCTTTGGATTTTTAAATATGTAAAAATAAGTATTTGTACTGTGGCATAAAAATGATGAAAAAGCCCAAATCTGATTGATGATGAACGAAAGGACTTTCTGATTTGATTGGTAAGTTAATAAATTTTTACTCAATTGACGGTGATTATATGTATAAAGTATTGTTAGATGAAAAAGAATTACCAAAAAAGTGGTATAATATTACGCCAGACCTTCCTAAACAACTGTCACCACCAAAAGGAGATAGAGTAAAGGATTTACCAAAGATTTTTTCTAAGCATGTATTAAAACAAGAAACATCTACCAAAAGATGGATAAAAATTCCTAAGAAAATTAGAGAAATTTATAGAGAGATTGGGAGGCCAACTCCTTTATTTAGAGCCCGTAATTTAGAAAAAATGCTAAACACGCCCGCAAAAATATATTATAAAAGGGAAGATCTTTCTCCGACCGGTAGTCATAAATTAAACACTGCAATAGCTCAAGCATATTATGCAAAAAAAGACGGGGCAGAATATTTAACAACTGAAACTGGGGCAGGACAATGGGGCTCAGCACTTTCCCTTGCATGTTCCCTTATGGATATTGGATGTAAAGTTTTTATGGTACGGGTTTCTTACCACCAAAAACCATTAAGAAAAATATTGATGCAGATTTATGGCGCTGAAGTTTTCCCTTCACCTAGTAAGGAAACTGAATTTGGTAGGAAAATGTTAAAAAAAGATCCTAAACATCCTGGATCATTAGGAATTGCAATTTCAGAGGCAATTGAAGTTGCATTGAAAAATGACAATGTATATTATTCTCTTGGAAGTGTATTAAATCATGTGCTTCTCCATCAAACAATAATCGGATTAGAATTGAAAAAACAATTGGAAAAAATAGATGAAAAACCAGATATTATTGTGGGATGTGCTGGCGGAGGTAGTAATTTTTCAGGTGCAATTTTTCCTTTTGTAAAGGAAAAATTAAATGAAAGGTTAGATTGTAAATTTATAGCTGTTGAACCAACAGCATGCCCCACTTTAACTCAAGGAGAATATCGTTATGATTATGGTGATACTGCTGGCATGACTCCTCTAATTAAAATGTATACATTAGGACATGATTTTGTACCACCTCCTGTACATGCAGGAGGTCTTAGGTATCATGGAATGGCACCACAATTATCTTTACTTGTAAAAGAAAAAATAGTGGAAGCTAGGGCTGTAAAACAGAAAGATATTTTTAAAAGTGGAATATTATTTTCTAAAGCAGAAGGGATTGTACCAGCGCCTGAAACTTGTCATGCAATAAAGGTAGCAATTGATGAAGCAAAAAAATGCAAAAAAAGTGGTGAAGAAAAAACAATCGTTATAAACTTTTCAGGCCACGGATTATTAGATTTAAAAGGATATGAAAAATATTTAAGCACAGAAGAATAAACAATGTCAATTATCATCATAATTAATTGAGTTTTTAGCAAAAAAGGGGTGGAATGAGGGATAAAATGTATAGAATAGGGGAAGCATTAATTGGAAAAGGAAACGAAGTTGCTCACATCGAACTAATTATCGGAAAAAAGGATGGAAAAGTAGGCGATGCATTTGTAAAAGGATTTACAAATGCATCTATTGGTCATGTTCCTTTATTATCAGTAATACGTCCAAATTTGATGACAAAACCCGCAACTTTAATAATACCTAAAGTTACTATTAGGGACATGGATGACGCAAATAAAATTTTTGGACCAGCACAAATGGCCGTAGGCAGGGCCATTGCAGATGCAGTAGAAGAAGGTATAATACCTAAAGAAAAAGTTGAAGAATTGGTTGTAATTGTAAGTGTTTTTGTTCATCCAGATGCAAAGGATTATAGGAAAATCTACCAATATAATTATGGAGCAACCAAATTAGCATTGAGAAGAGCAATAGAAGGTTACCCACCAATTGATAAGATATTATCAGAAAAAGATAGGAGTGTACATCCTATAATGGGCTTTAAAGTACCAAAACTTTGGAATCCTCCATATATACAAGTCGCATTGGATATGAATGATTTAAATGAAATGAAAAGAGTAATAAACGAATTACCTAAAAGAGAAAGATTAATATTGGAAGCAGGTACGCCATTAATTAAAAAATATGGTGTGCATGTAGTTAATGAAATAAGAAAATTAAGAAAAGATGCATTTATAGTAGCAGATCTTAAAACTTTGGATGTTGGAAGATTGGAAGTTAAAATGGCATCTGATGAGACAGCTGATGCAGTAGCAATTTCAGGTCTTGCAAGCATTGAATCAATTGAAAAAGCAATACATGAAACACAGAGACAGGGCGTATACTCAATATTGGACATGATGAATGTAAGTGATATTGAAGGCAAACTCAAAAAATTAAGATATAAACCAGATATAGTATTGCTACATAGAAGTGTAGATGTTGAAACTGTAAAAGCTGAACGTGGTGAAAAGATAGGTGAAGTTACAGAATGGGGTAATATAAAAAGAATAAAATCTATAACAAATGCATTAGTTGCGGTAGCTGGTGGCATAACACCAGATAATGTTCAAAAAGCAATTAAAAGTGGAGCTGATATAATCGTAGTTGGCAGGTATATCACTGGCTCTAAGGATGTAAGAAGAGCTTCACAAGAATTTCTTGATCAATTACCCCCAGATCCAGACACTATGAGATTACCTCTTGATGAAGATGAGTCTATATGATTTATTATATTTTTATTTTTAGGATTTGGAGGAATAGAATTGATACTCGGAATATGTGGTAGTCCAAGAAAACAGGCAACAGAATATGTATTAAAAAAAGCTTTGGAAATTGTAGAAAGAAGTCATGAAGTTAAATTCTTTACAGTGAGGGGAAAAACTATAAATCCATGTAGACATTGTGACTATTGCATAAAAAATAAGAAATGTATTATAGAAGATGACATGAAGTTTATTTATGAAACTTTGCCAAAAGCATCAGGAATTATTATGGCTACACCTGTATACAATGGAGGAGTTAGTGCCCAATTAAAAGCCATCATGGACAGATGTAGAGCTTTGGGAGCTCAAAATTTTAATTTTTTAGAAAATAAAGTTGGCATGGGGATTGCAGTGGGAGGAGATAGATCTGGAGGGCAAGAGTTAGCTCTCCTTCAAATTCACACTTTCTTTATTTTAAATGGAGCAATCCCTGTTAGTGGAGGTGCATTTGGAGCTAATCTTGGCGCATGTTTTTGGTCAAAGGATTCATTAAATGGTGTTAAAAAAGATAAAGAAGGCTTTAGAACTTTGAAAAAAACGCTTAAGAGATTTCTTTCAAAGGTGTGACTTTCACCATGAAATTAGGTTTTTCAACTCTTGCTCTTATTCCAAAACCTCTAAATCAAATTTTAAAAATTTTCTCAAAATCAAAATTTGAATTGCTTGAATTGTTATGTGACGGACCTTATTGGCCAAGAAATCTTCTTAAAAAAATTGATGAAATCATAGAAATTTTTTCATCCTATGACCTCAAGTTGTATGTCCATGCACCTACTGTGGATTTAAATATTGCAAGTTTAAATGAAGGTATTAGAAATGAAAGTAAAGTCCAAATAAAAGAATCAATACAACTTGCGGCAGAATTGGATGCAAAAGCTGTAACAATACATCCTGGCTACGTGAAGAGACCTGACAAACACTTAAGAGATCTTGCTGTTAAATATTCTAAAAATTCAATACATGAATGTCAGGAATATGCTGAAGAAATAGGCATGAAACTTTGTATAGAAAACATGCCAAATCGCAATATATATCTTTGTAAAAATGTTAACGAGTATTTGGAGTTTATTGAGGAATGTAATTCTTGTGCCACTATAGATATTGGACATGCAAATACTTCAGGACAATTAAAAGAATTTATGAAAATTAAGGCATGTTATCACCATATAAATGATAATGATGGTAAGAAAGATCAGCATCTTCCACTTGGTGAAGGCAATATTGATTTAAAATATTTAAAATTTATTAAAAATGGTATAATCGAAGTTAACGATTATAAAAAAGTTTTAAAATGTAAAGAAGTCATTCAAAAATTTTTAAGAGGTGAAATAAATGGGAAAAAAAGATAAAAAGCGCCTCCCTCCTACTGGAGCTGGTTTAGTTAGATATTATGAAGAAGAAGAAAAAATGGGGCCAGCACTCACACCTGAGCATGTAGTTGTTATTACAATATTGCTTGCAATCTTTTGCATAGTACTTAGATTTTCAGGGTGAAATTAATGCCGATACATCCTATAGAATTCCGGTATGGAACAAAAGAAATGAAAAAAATTTGGGAAGCTGAAAATAAATTGGATAAGATGCTTAAAGTTGAAGCAGCATTAGCAGATGCAGAAGCAGAATTAGGTATAATACCAAAAGACGCTGCTAAAGAAATAAAAAGAAAAGCAAACACAAAGTTCGTTAAATTAGAGAGAGTGAAGGAAATAGAGAAAGACACAAAACATGACGTAGTTGCAATGATAAAGGCCTTAGAAGAACAATGTGTTGGGAATGCTGGTGAATACATTCATTTTGGTGCTACCTCAAATGATATTGTGGATACAGCACAATCACTACTTTTTAAAGATAGTATTAAGGTGTTAAGAAAAAGAATAATAAAACTTATAAAACTGCTTTTGGATTTGGCACAAAAAAATAAAAAAAGAGTATGTATTGGACGAACACATGGACAGCATGCTTTGCCAACTACATATGGAATGAAATTTGCATTATGGGCAGATGAGCTGTATAGACACCTCGTACGTTTAAACTCTTGTGAAGATAGATTGTGTGTTGGAATGATAACAGGGGCAGTTGGAACCTTCGCAGCATTAGGTAAAAAAGGATTAGAAGTAAATAAAAGAGTTTCTGAAAAATTAGGATTGAAACCTGTTTTAATATCAAACCAAATTATACAAAGAGATAATCATGCTGAATTCATAATGGTTTTGGCAAATATTGCATCAACACTGGATAAAATAGGCACTGAAATAAGGAAT
Coding sequences within:
- a CDS encoding conserved hypothetical protein (InterPro IPR008947: IPR001531~KEGG: mth:MTH53 hypothetical protein~SPTR: O26159 Putative uncharacterized protein~PFAM: Zinc dependent phospholipase C); amino-acid sequence: MNIKKYLLLALVLSLPFTFSFTYGWKEESHRYIVELIYNNLPSEYQSKIDLEAMKEGSTAPDLKFKDFKKHHFPPAYYEAKKWLNKGKDAWKKRNYKYASYCFGVATHYISDSFCAPHNIAKESKKDHEMYESQVIGYTPQIKYIPGDLYTLMSTAKNEKNDWYKWLKTRDPNIPRKHFDKAASVAYSAVLNSLKETKKQKKQLRYVAAVDSCSLKYSLI
- a CDS encoding methyltransferase (KEGG: mma:MM_1239 methyltransferase~SPTR: Q8PXH9 Methyltransferase~PFAM: Ribosomal protein L11 methyltransferase (PrmA)) codes for the protein MFRCREILNKKIFKNCEDCPDFILNKLIPLNKQVDINKISDSWKRCSCGKRPLDAVMAHILKIMIDEKDLNKNACLRDVGSPLLTPMYYFEHYPYLPKESLVLLSPHISKETAERIVNEVSEVKGVIKGNISELGNYRLLSGSDARCDIVETPVGCISLFKKQSQIHIELPKKHDPKIVTLYNHMKNLSDFTVLDATCGVGTLGIFSLKMGARRVIFNDIWPPATYMTLKNLEINGFKNGFEIYNLDVLKLIQILKENFDLCILDLFPGMDPKKFIYKMKNCCKEIIVL
- a CDS encoding pyridoxal-phosphate dependent TrpB-like enzyme (COGs: COG1350 alternative tryptophan synthase beta-subunit (paralog of TrpB)~InterPro IPR006653: IPR006316: IPR001926~KEGG: mth:MTH1476 tryptophan synthase subunit beta~PFAM: Pyridoxal-5'-phosphate-dependent protein beta subunit~SPTR: O27520 Tryptophan synthase beta chain 2~TIGRFAM: pyridoxal-phosphate dependent TrpB-like enzyme~PFAM: Pyridoxal-phosphate dependent enzyme~TIGRFAM: pyridoxal-phosphate dependent TrpB-like enzyme), which produces MIGKLINFYSIDGDYMYKVLLDEKELPKKWYNITPDLPKQLSPPKGDRVKDLPKIFSKHVLKQETSTKRWIKIPKKIREIYREIGRPTPLFRARNLEKMLNTPAKIYYKREDLSPTGSHKLNTAIAQAYYAKKDGAEYLTTETGAGQWGSALSLACSLMDIGCKVFMVRVSYHQKPLRKILMQIYGAEVFPSPSKETEFGRKMLKKDPKHPGSLGIAISEAIEVALKNDNVYYSLGSVLNHVLLHQTIIGLELKKQLEKIDEKPDIIVGCAGGGSNFSGAIFPFVKEKLNERLDCKFIAVEPTACPTLTQGEYRYDYGDTAGMTPLIKMYTLGHDFVPPPVHAGGLRYHGMAPQLSLLVKEKIVEARAVKQKDIFKSGILFSKAEGIVPAPETCHAIKVAIDEAKKCKKSGEEKTIVINFSGHGLLDLKGYEKYLSTEE
- a CDS encoding 3-hexulose-6-phosphate synthase (COGs: COG1795 conserved hypothetical protein~InterPro IPR014826: IPR011060: IPR001754: IPR013785~KEGG: mth:MTH1474 bifunctional formaldehyde-activating enzyme/3-hexulose-6-phosphate synthase~PFAM: Formaldehyde-activating enzyme (Fae); Orotidine 5'-phosphate decarboxylase~SPTR: O27518 Bifunctional enzyme fae/hps~TIGRFAM: formaldehyde-activating enzyme~PFAM: Orotidine 5'-phosphate decarboxylase / HUMPS family; Formaldehyde-activating enzyme (Fae)~TIGRFAM: formaldehyde-activating enzyme), whose translation is MYRIGEALIGKGNEVAHIELIIGKKDGKVGDAFVKGFTNASIGHVPLLSVIRPNLMTKPATLIIPKVTIRDMDDANKIFGPAQMAVGRAIADAVEEGIIPKEKVEELVVIVSVFVHPDAKDYRKIYQYNYGATKLALRRAIEGYPPIDKILSEKDRSVHPIMGFKVPKLWNPPYIQVALDMNDLNEMKRVINELPKRERLILEAGTPLIKKYGVHVVNEIRKLRKDAFIVADLKTLDVGRLEVKMASDETADAVAISGLASIESIEKAIHETQRQGVYSILDMMNVSDIEGKLKKLRYKPDIVLLHRSVDVETVKAERGEKIGEVTEWGNIKRIKSITNALVAVAGGITPDNVQKAIKSGADIIVVGRYITGSKDVRRASQEFLDQLPPDPDTMRLPLDEDESI
- a CDS encoding NADPH-dependent FMN reductase (COGs: COG0655 Multimeric flavodoxin WrbA~InterPro IPR005025~KEGG: afu:AF1519 iron-sulfur flavoprotein (isf-2)~PFAM: NADPH-dependent FMN reductase~SPTR: O28753 Iron-sulfur flavoprotein AF_1519~PFAM: NADPH-dependent FMN reductase); this translates as MILGICGSPRKQATEYVLKKALEIVERSHEVKFFTVRGKTINPCRHCDYCIKNKKCIIEDDMKFIYETLPKASGIIMATPVYNGGVSAQLKAIMDRCRALGAQNFNFLENKVGMGIAVGGDRSGGQELALLQIHTFFILNGAIPVSGGAFGANLGACFWSKDSLNGVKKDKEGFRTLKKTLKRFLSKV
- a CDS encoding Xylose isomerase domain protein TIM barrel (COGs: COG1082 Sugar phosphate isomerase/epimerase~InterPro IPR013022: IPR012307~KEGG: mth:MTH1489 hypothetical protein~PFAM: Xylose isomerase domain protein TIM barrel~SPTR: O27533 Conserved protein~PFAM: Xylose isomerase-like TIM barrel) translates to MKLGFSTLALIPKPLNQILKIFSKSKFELLELLCDGPYWPRNLLKKIDEIIEIFSSYDLKLYVHAPTVDLNIASLNEGIRNESKVQIKESIQLAAELDAKAVTIHPGYVKRPDKHLRDLAVKYSKNSIHECQEYAEEIGMKLCIENMPNRNIYLCKNVNEYLEFIEECNSCATIDIGHANTSGQLKEFMKIKACYHHINDNDGKKDQHLPLGEGNIDLKYLKFIKNGIIEVNDYKKVLKCKEVIQKFLRGEINGKKR
- a CDS encoding preprotein translocase subunit SecG (KEGG: msi:Msm_1363 preprotein translocase subunit SecG~SPTR: P60461 Preprotein translocase subunit secG~PFAM: Sec61beta family), with the translated sequence MGKKDKKRLPPTGAGLVRYYEEEEKMGPALTPEHVVVITILLAIFCIVLRFSG
- a CDS encoding Adenylosuccinate lyase (COGs: COG0015 Adenylosuccinate lyase~InterPro IPR002014: IPR020557: IPR000362: IPR003031: IPR 004769: IPR008948: IPR019468~KEGG: mth:MTH1537 adenylosuccinate lyase~PFAM: fumarate lyase; Adenylosuccinate lyase-like~SPTR: O27580 Adenylosuccinate lyase~TIGRFAM: adenylosuccinate lyase~PFAM: Lyase; Adenylosuccinate lyase C-terminus~TIGRFAM: adenylosuccinate lyase), giving the protein MPIHPIEFRYGTKEMKKIWEAENKLDKMLKVEAALADAEAELGIIPKDAAKEIKRKANTKFVKLERVKEIEKDTKHDVVAMIKALEEQCVGNAGEYIHFGATSNDIVDTAQSLLFKDSIKVLRKRIIKLIKLLLDLAQKNKKRVCIGRTHGQHALPTTYGMKFALWADELYRHLVRLNSCEDRLCVGMITGAVGTFAALGKKGLEVNKRVSEKLGLKPVLISNQIIQRDNHAEFIMVLANIASTLDKIGTEIRNLQRTEIGEVYEKFDIEKQVGSSAMPHKMNPITAERICGLSRVIRSYVTSALENNVLWHERDLTNSSPERIIFPEACILTDYILELTFKILKDLKFNDKNIEKNLNLTKGLIMAERIVSKLVENGMGRQTAYKIVRDCAIKSIKENLPFFKIVEENPEIKKYLSSEEVKELMDPHTYIGLAPEITDKVVKTIKEKLKEFM